The sequence GATAGCTTGAGCAACGCCAGCTATAGTTCTAGAATTGAGAAAATAATGATGGCGAAGATACATACTGTAGCGTTAAATACAAAAGGTTCTCCAGACTGGTATAAACGCTTATTTGCCTGGATAATGGCTCATGGCAACGCTAAGTACGAAGAGGAGATAGCTGACAGAAAGCGAGTTTTGTTTGCCGAACTGCATGGTAATGTTTTAGAAATTGGCTCTGGTACGGGCCCCAACTTGTCTTACTATCCGTCCGACAT is a genomic window of Fortiea contorta PCC 7126 containing:
- a CDS encoding class I SAM-dependent methyltransferase, yielding MMAKIHTVALNTKGSPDWYKRLFAWIMAHGNAKYEEEIADRKRVLFAELHGNVLEIGSGTGPNLSYYPSDIHWIGIEPNPFMHPYLQQEAERLGLAGLFHSTRARSWSIS